TAGACgaaagagaaagtgagagagagagagagagagagaggtatcaaaatcaaagaaaaatgggggagtcatcttcatcatcatcatcatcatcttcacaATCGTTCTTCAAGAAACACTATGAGGGGGTCAAGGAATTCTGGACCGAGCGTTTTTCGTTCTTGGAGAACTATGGCAGGTTCGTCCAGCGTGAAAAGCCTCTCCCATCTTGGTCCGACTCCGATGTTGAAGAATTCATTGCTTCCGACCCTGTTAATGGATTCACTGTCTgtaaatctctctcttttctaaCTCTTTTTTCTATTCTGTgcttttttttaagttctttttggcttttcttGATCTGGGTATTTGTTTCTTAATGGGTGTGAGCTGttctttaaattcttaaattgttgttgttttagaTTTTGTCTAGTAGATTTTGGCTTTGATGTGATAACACTCATCTGGGTTGGTCTTATTTTGGGCTTTGACCATTTCATTTTTTGTCTTAGTGTTTGTTTGTTCGTTTTTTAACCATGTTACACGACAAGCACTTTTCTGTTAGTGATGGCGATAGACTGGTTTTTATATTTCCGATGATCTTTATTGGGTTTTTTGATGCAGATTTTTTACTTGGGTTCTTTATCTCTTTAAACTAGATTCTTTCTCATTATATAGAATTTGGGGATATATGCTGCAGACTGGTGTGATTCTTCGTGCGTGGAAGCAGTCATAGATATGTGATTACTCATGGTCAGCGAGTGTGATTTTATCAGTAGTGTGTTTggattagtttatttgtttatatacagCTTTTTAAAGCAAAAGCCTCATATTTTCTAGGTACAATTGTATTTTTGCTAACTTTAAGTTTCAgcaaatgagtttttttttcagtaaaaagCTAATCCAAACTCCCTAGAAGTTGTATCTCCAAAGCAAGAGAATTACTTCTTTAAGCACACACCTCATTTTGTGCGTAGGCGCTAGGAGAATTTAGCGTTCAAGGGCACCTTCATACTTAAATAACACTGCCCATCCATTCTCCATCTTGTCTATAGTTATGCTCCTCAAAAGCAGCAGAAATGACCATGTGCCAGAAGACTTAGGAAAGTATCTGTTTCTAGCTATTAATCATATGAATTTATCAACATTGTTTTGGGAGTGACTAATATTGATTGGGTTTTTGGTGAAAATAAGTTTTGGTTCCTCCCTTAGATATCTTTAAGGTAATAATATTATAAGTTATTATGCTATTATTCAAGAACAGAGCTCACTTCtgttaatacttaaaattgtgTCAAAGTGGAGACTAGTGAACTTGTGATGCCACCAAACTTTACTGTATGCCTTCATTCTGCTTTGGTTGATCTAGGAGAATGAGGAAAGATTTGTTGTGTTGGGTGTCTGCCTCTTTCAAATCTTGTCAATACATTTGGAGTGCATGCTTTACCTGATTCGGTCTCTCATGCGATGGAACTTTGCCAGTTACATGGCTAACATGCAGGACCTTCTCCCTCCTCTCAGGTCTAATATGTTTATGACATGGATCTCTACTGGAAATTCTTTTCTACTCTTGTAATCGTTGGTTGAGAGAGGGTGTAGGGGGAGGGGGGGTTCAGCTAATTCCGAGGTGCTCCCCTAATctaaggaagagaaaaaattgacCCTCCTCAACTGCTAAGATCTTTAATGTGGTTcgttcaatttttgaaaattacaaatAGGACCTCCTTGTAGTATGAAGTTAGATTGAACATTATGACTTACTTTATTCTTGTCTTCCTTGCCATAAAATCTCAGCCTTTTCTATTGCTTGTGACACTTCTTAGAATTCTTAAATAGGGAGGATTAAATGATCTAAATAAGAGTGTAGCAGTCCCAGTTGGGGATGTTGAAGGATTGGAGGAATTGGCTGATAGTCTTCATTGTAAAGGTAGGAGTTTGCCAATGAATTATTTGGGTATTCCCTTGGGGTGTCTTTCAAGACCATGACAGTGTGGAATCTTATTATTGAGAAAACAGAGTGAAGATTGGCAGTATGGAAGAAGTTTAATCATTCAAAAGGGGGATGACTAACACTACCTAATAGTAAGATATCGAGTCTTCCAAACCACTACGTCTcgttgtttatatttttcatgtttcaaaCAGAGTAGAGAAGTTGCAGAGGAATTTTTTATGGAGTGGATTGAGGGAGGAGTTCAAGTTTCACTTCATAAATTGGAATGCAATTTGTTCTCAAATTGATTGTGGTGGTTTGGGGTGcataaattatttcttttaatcaGGCTCTTAGGGAAATGTCTATGGCGTTTTGGGGGGAATGAAGAGACTCATTTGAGGAGGCTGGTCATTGCATTAAAGTATGGGCTGGATGGGGGAGGTTGGACTATGAAGCCAGTGCGTTGAACTCATGGGTGTAGCTTATGGAAGAGTGTTAGAGCAGGGCAGGATATATTTTTTAGCCATGTATGTTTTGAGGTGGCAATTGGAGAACGTGTGCAATTTTGCATGTTAGGTGGTGTTGGGCTCTACCTTTGAAGGAGTTGTACCTGATCTTGTACCCTTTGGCAGTTGACTAGGACGCTCTCATAGCTTCATACTTGGAATGCAATACTGAAGGTACGGAGAAACAGGGATTTCTGATTCAGTTTGATGACTGGAAGGTGTTCTTGGCTCCTTCCATACTTGGATTACTGTATCCAAAAGTACCGAGGGTGGGCCTTGATCAAATGGGGTAGAGTGTATGAGGTACAGGGGCGTTTGATGTGTGATCTTACTATGGTGTGCTATGGGCGCTAAGGGAGATCTCTTTTCCATAGAGTGGAATTTTATATGTCAAAGACCTAAAGCGggtagcttttcttttttctttgtgtgtgcGCGTGTGTGGGTGTACAATAGTGTGGGGGGGGAAGATTTTGACTAATGATAATcttagaaagagagaaattgcACTAGtaaattggtatttttttttttttgtaggtgtAGTGGGGAGTCCATGAATTATTTGTTTCTTCATTGTGATTTTGCCAATGCTATGTGGGGGCCatatattttgacttttggaGTAATGGGTGCTGCCATGTAGAGTTTTTGATTTACTAGTTGGGTGGAATGATTGGTTTGGTGTATGCTTTTTATGCTGTGTCTAATGTGGCTTTTGTGGTGGGAGCGGAATTCTCAAACCTTCAAAGATGTGGAATTTTTTGAAGAGCTGTTGAGGCTTTCATTTCTAAAATTACTTAGTGAAGGGTCAAATGCCCTGGGTTTTAGTGAGTAGTGACCATGGTACTGTTATGAGTTCATTAATTTGGTATCCTTTAACTGTAATTCTTAAGGTACAATTCTATAGACTATCTTGTGCTTTGTATTGTTCACGAGGTAGATTTTCTGGAATAAAAtcatttacttattaaaaaaaagaggaggaTTAAATGTGCGTACTATTAGAgttactttatttttgttttttttttttttttcatattaacaTGTtaataaggttatttttgtaatcatGCCATAAATCCTAATATAAATATTTGCTAAGGTGAAGGGCTAATTACGGCAGCCTAAACCTCAAATctctcttcattctttttctctcttgcaACCCTAATATCTCATATTTCACAGCTCAACTCATACCATATTTAAGCAATTTCATTTcattataattttagttatatgGCAGCCAGCCATAAAGCAACTGTAGAGATAGGAGCCAAGTGACCACATAGCATATAAAGAGACCCTTCTGCCTTTCTTGTCCTTCCTTGATATGATgaaatttcatgtttttgttgAGGGAACAAAAGAACATTGGTAAAAGtaataaagaagaatacaaCAATTAGTCTCATGAGAATCAATAGCCAATCCCAACATTTTGTGATGgtctaaggctttgttgttatagggtgttctttttttctttttttaatgctaaCTTAACTAGAGCCGCCTTCTTGGTTCATTCGTAGATATTTTTGAAGAATTATTCATGTGCTTCTCTGTTTGTCTGAGATTACGTTTTAGACTTCTAGGCGTATATGATGATAAgccttgttgggtttttttttttttaaaaatgtagaAAAAGGTAATCAGTTAGCATCACTGATGCGCTTGAGATCAATAGCATATACAGCACTTTTTGTTGCCAAAATCATTATTTGTACTTTAATTTGGGTACTGACTTGAGCAGATGCTTGCCGTGACCTTGGGTAGTGACTGTATTTGGATTGACTAATATTTTCATTGAGTGATTTGTGGTTAAATATTAATCTTTGTACTGTAAAGTATGTTTCTGTGAAatgtttgattcattttttcttctttcagctGAAAACTGCTAGGGAAGCAGTGAACTTTGGCCTTACAGGAAGTGTTATTGGAGCAGTCTCTACTGCAGGTGTTGCCTGGAAATATTCAAGGAGCTTACATGGCAAGTCTACTGACTCTTCTTTCTAATAGCTGTTTTACCTTTTTATACCAGAATACTGCTTAGGGATGAAGTTGTTTCTAACTTTGATTTATGTGAAATTGATTACAGTGATTactgatttttgttgtttaatgCTTTGAGGCTCTGGGAAAGATTAATTTGCTTATGGAACACTAAACCACCTCTCTCTATTAGCGTATATTTTACTGCTTTTTCATTGTCATGTTTCACTGTATCCTAATTTTGTTGAGGGTGCATTAAACCTCACCAAAAGGTTCACTTTTTGAAAATGCTTGcgtgaagaaaataaatttagcTGAAGAATATGATAATATGAATATTAATGGATGACAATTGATATTTAAAGACTTTTGTGTCTTGTTGGCTTGCCCaggcaaagagagagagagagagagagagagtggaatTTTGGGGGGAAAGagaagtgtgtgtgtgtgtgttttttttttttgggggggggggggtgtggctGTGTCTAAGTAATGTGGTGCACTATTATGCAAAGTTCCTATTGGATCAGGAGCTTTGCATGCTTTAGGTGGACACTAATTGCAAATTATGAGGATGAGTGGatgagaggtttttttttttttgggaagacaTTCACATACGTCTTATTTggtatgtaatttttgttctttggaGGCATTGACAAGGTTTTCAGTGTGTGACACCAATTTCACAGCCCCCTTTGCTTCTCTTCCATGTCTGACTTTGTACAAGCTCAAAATGgcttttttggtattttcatatattaattatgtGAAATTGCTCACCTGGACtaattatatatctaaaaatctaGGGATACACATTTTCAATACCtcttttcacaattgttgaccccaaaaatttgggattaaggCTGCTTGTTGTTGAGGTGGAATGTTGTGATTGCCTGATTGGTGCATAATAAAGTGGTCAATGTTGGGTCTAAGTGGTAAGTGATGTTACTTTAATCACAACTTGTTTCTTTagcaaattataaattaaaaaaaaaaagaaaaagaaaaagaaaaaagaagaagctgtGTCCCTAGCATTGCTCATCATATATTTCAAATTGCTGACACAGAATTGATGCGTGTATCAAT
This DNA window, taken from Quercus robur chromosome 2, dhQueRobu3.1, whole genome shotgun sequence, encodes the following:
- the LOC126712931 gene encoding succinate dehydrogenase subunit 6, mitochondrial, coding for MGESSSSSSSSSSQSFFKKHYEGVKEFWTERFSFLENYGRFVQREKPLPSWSDSDVEEFIASDPVNGFTLKTAREAVNFGLTGSVIGAVSTAGVAWKYSRSLHGAGLSFLAGGVFGWTFGQEVANHWLQLYRLDTMAAQVKFMEWWEKKSEGQS